Below is a genomic region from Triticum dicoccoides isolate Atlit2015 ecotype Zavitan chromosome 5A, WEW_v2.0, whole genome shotgun sequence.
GCAACTTCATTGTCCTCAGAACTCCGGTTAGTAACTGTAGGTGGGAGTGGTGGCTTTTCTTGGACTTTGGAAGAGTTTCCCAtggcaaaagttttctcactaccgctTGGGTCAAGGACGAGAACTTTGAGGCGAGTCCCCCCCTCAATTATGAAAATGAGGAAGTCATTCTGTTGTATGCGCTGATCAGTCACAAACCTATCCCAGCCAGATTGGAGTACGATTTGATCATCATTGTGCTTCTTTGCTCCAACAATGTATGTACTCTTGTCAGGGGCTACAATCTTGACCACCTCCTCTTTGAACTGCCCCACGAGCCACAACGGTATGTACTGCATGTACCAAAAAAGAGACAACCAAGGTGAGTAACTTACATAACCAAGAAATGATTCGGAAAAACATGATCCAACTTACAACATGGCAGTCGTTCAAGCTGACATTGCTCTCGTCCATGGCTGCCACAAAAAGAGGAAATCCAGACTTGATGGTATTAGCCCATTCTAGCAATTTATCATCTTGTGCTTTGGTTACAAAGCTCCCGGGCAACATGGTATAGCCAAAGTGGGCTGAGCTATCAACATGTTCAGGATGAGGCACCACTTGTTCTGCACATCAAGCAAATTGTTAGAATTATCACAAAACATAGAGAAGATACCGGACTTGAAGACTAATCCATTTTACCACTCGGCACATGATGATCACAAGGTGGTTCAGAAGAGGACAAAAACTTGTTGCGGCCGGGTGAATTGAATATGTGAACCTTAAAGGTTGAATTCCCACCATAGACGAACAGCATGGGGTCACCTTGTTGTATGTGATTTGCTTCCACAAAGTCCCGCCACCCAGTCGTAAGAATTATCAGGACATACTTGGCGAATTCGACACTGTACGTGCGGCCATCAGGAGTTTCAAGTTTGATAGGCTCGGAGTCGGGAATCAGATCTGTCAGCTGGCTTGTGACCTCCCGCGGTATGCACTGTCAAAAGATTCACTTTGGTTAAGAGTCAGATATAGGTTTCAGTGTTTGTGCGCATTGATTTTCACACTATTTGCAGTTAATGCAGACACAATTCAGATTGCATGCCCTAGCAGAGGATATGGACAAACAAAACAAAGACTCATCTGCCCGGAACATACAAATTAAATGACACGAGTTAATTACCAAATTGTCTTGATGAACATTAAGATATAACGAGTGGACTCATGGTGTGTAGCTGCATAGTAATTGTCTCCATAAGAGGTTCACACGCAGGCAGCATTTTACTAATTCTCA
It encodes:
- the LOC119302924 gene encoding B3 domain-containing protein Os03g0620400-like isoform X2 — protein: MDAGELFNPDRGGAHGAGCDCGDCEEWRRHCYWNHDHGDGGTKQFLLFASDDKDNLCIPREVTSQLTDLIPDSEPIKLETPDGRTYSVEFAKYVLIILTTGWRDFVEANHIQQGDPMLFVYGGNSTFKVHIFNSPGRNKFLSSSEPPCDHHVPSEQVVPHPEHVDSSAHFGYTMLPGSFVTKAQDDKLLEWANTIKSGFPLFVAAMDESNVSLNDCHVYIPLWLVGQFKEEVVKIVAPDKSTYIVGAKKHNDDQIVLQSGWDRFVTDQRIQQNDFLIFIIEGGTRLKVLVLDPSGSEKTFAMGNSSKVQEKPPLPPTVTNRSSEDNEVADLSSDDEVIDPSCDDDEVVGKDTTASRREQPLRSCRAKAETMASTSCPSTKSGRKAGNSNEAGLKAPMPNKSYILSEGASLSKQQEEKVKEKVRAIGSDFPVFVRVMTVHGVWRPIQLRFCVEYGSACPLPLQQTPLLLGIEGSDMQWPSMLVVKKYKKGWWISSFWSDLVLEAGMEAGDICLVELADRSSERLRMTVHLIRKSEMQL
- the LOC119302924 gene encoding B3 domain-containing protein Os03g0620400-like isoform X1; its protein translation is MDAGELFNPDRGGAHGAGCDCGDCEEWRRHCYWNHDHGDGGTKQFLLFASDDKDNLCIPREVTSQLTDLIPDSEPIKLETPDGRTYSVEFAKYVLIILTTGWRDFVEANHIQQGDPMLFVYGGNSTFKVHIFNSPGRNKFLSSSEPPCDHHVPSEQVVPHPEHVDSSAHFGYTMLPGSFVTKAQDDKLLEWANTIKSGFPLFVAAMDESNVSLNDCHVYIPLWLVGQFKEEVVKIVAPDKSTYIVGAKKHNDDQIVLQSGWDRFVTDQRIQQNDFLIFIIEGGTRLKVLVLDPSGSEKTFAMGNSSKVQEKPPLPPTVTNRSSEDNEVADLSSDDEVIDPSCDDDEVVGKDTTASRREQPLRSCRAKAETMASTSCPSTKSGRRKAGNSNEAGLKAPMPNKSYILSEGASLSKQQEEKVKEKVRAIGSDFPVFVRVMTVHGVWRPIQLRFCVEYGSACPLPLQQTPLLLGIEGSDMQWPSMLVVKKYKKGWWISSFWSDLVLEAGMEAGDICLVELADRSSERLRMTVHLIRKSEMQL